The genomic window CGACTTCACGGCTTCATCGGTCACCAGTTTGGAGCCCATACCCGCCGCGACGATGCCCGCGCCGAACCATTTGGCGATCGACGCCTCGTCCGGATCGACGCCGCCGGTGGGCATGATCTTGACCCAGGGCATCGGGCCCTTGACCGCCTTGACGAAGTCCGGGCCGCCGACCGACGAGCCGGGGAACAGTTTGACGATATCGCAGCCCAGTTCGTGCGCCTCGCCGATGTCGGTCACCGAACCGCAGCCGGGGAAATAGGCGACCATGCGCCGATTGCAGACCTTGGCCACGTCGGGGATCAGGCAGGGGCTGACCACGAACCGCGCGCCCCGGTTCAGATAAAGCGAGGCTGTCCCCGCATCGACGACCGAGCCGATGCCCAGCACCACGTTTGGGTCGGTCTTGATCAGTTCGCGGTTGATCTCGCCGAACAGGTCGCAGGCGAAGTCGCCGCGATTGGTGAACTCGACCACCGGCGCCCCGCCGCGCGCGCAGGCGCGGATGACGTTCAGACTGACCTCGGCGTCGGGATGATAGAAGACCGGGCACACGCCCTGGGTCTGAAGCGCCTGAAGCACGCTGACGCGATCATGGGCCATGTCTGTCTCCTGATGGTCCCGATGGGAAGGATCGTGGGACCGTTCGGCCTTCTGCTTATCGCACGCTCGGGCTAGGCCAAAGCCTGTGCAGACTGCTTCGCCTTTAGGCGACGGAACATATTGTTTCATTCGATGGTCTTGATCGAGGTCAAGGCGCGACGGCGGCGAAAGGCCGAGGGTTTTGGTGCAAAAGGAGAACCCCATGACTCTGCTCGATCGCGAACGGCTCGTCACTCGCACAGGCGTGCGTCTGGAGGTGCGTGCGGCGCGCGCCGAGGATGAACGCGCTCTGGCCGCCTTCTTCGCCAAGGTGACGCCCGAGGATATGCGGTTCCGCTTTCTCTCCACCAAGGGCGCGCCCGGTCACGACCAACTTCTGGCCCTGCTCGAAAAGCCTTCGGGCGATGGCGAGAGCCTGATCGCCTGGGGCGAGGACGGCACCGTCACGGCGACCGCCGTTCTGGCCGGCGATGCGGCGGGCGAACGGGCGGAGGCCGCCATTCTGCTACGGGGCGACCTGAAAGGGCAGGGGATCGGCTGGACCTTGCTGGAAAGATTGGTTTCGGAAGCGCGGACCCGCGGCTATGCGGTCCTGGAATCGCTGGAGGATCGCGCCAACCACGCTGCCCTGCAGGTCGAGAACGATATGGGGTTCGATCTCGCGCCGGTCGAGGACGACCCCACCCTGGTCTGGGTCAGCAAACGGCTGCGCTAATCAGCGCCGTCAGGCGTTTCAGCGGCGGTCCCCATCGGTTAGAAGGCGTCCAAACTGCAGGAAAGCCACGGCCATGATGACCGCCATCTTCGTCTTCATCAAATGCGAGCTGGGCTACGCCAACGACGTGGCGGCCGATATCGTGGACAATGTCGAGAACGTATCGGAGGTCTATTCCACCTCGGGTCAGCACGACCTGCTGGCCAAGTTCAACCTGCCGCGCGACGCCGACATCGGCACCTTCGTGACGAAACAGGTCCAGACTCGCCCGCACGTGCGCGACACCTTCACCGTCATCACCTTCTCGCCCTTCCTGCCCTCGAAGGCTTAGGCTTTGCGGGGGCTGGCCTTGCGCTTGACCTCGTCCTTGCGCTCCTCGGCCTCGTCGTCGTCGCCGACCTTTTCCTCGACCGTGGCCGACAGGCGCTGGAAGACGCCAAGGCCCACCAGAACCAGCACCGCGGCGATCAGCAGGGCGGTGGGATAGAGCAACTGCGCCACGTCCTCGCGCGCCGTCTTGAACACCACCACCAGCGCTCCCAGAAACAGCGCGATGACGATGGTCGACAGGAACTTCGTCAGGCTGCGCCGGGCCTCGGCGGCGCTGCGACGCTCATTTCCGCGCCGCACCTCGTCCTCGAAGATATATTTGGCCACGTCGAAGACGGCGATGGCGACGATGACATAGCCCAGCACGTCCAGAACCGCGTCGGCGCCGGATTTGTCGGGCGAGCCGATGCCGTGCAGCGCATCCTTCACCCCGAACCCGATCAGGGCCATGGCCGCCAGCAACAGCAGAAGGCTGGCGAAGGCGAACACCGCCCGGGTCAGATAGGTCATGAAAATCCCTCCGCGAGGCCACAGCAACGCGCCAACCGCCAAGCTGTTGCCTGACGGGCAAAGGGTGACGCTGGCGCCGGGGACGGCTAAACGAGGGAGCATAGGGAGACATGATATGACGCGATCCAACGCGCCCGCCTACATGACCGGTTTCGGCAATCATTTCGCGACCGAGGCCGCGCCCGGCGCCCTGCCGGTGGGTCGCAACTCGCCGCAGAAGACGCCGATGGGCCTGTATGCCGAACAGCTGTCCGGCACGGCCTTCACCGCCCCGCGCGCCGAGAACCGTCGTAGCTGGCTCTATCGTCTGCGTCCCTCGGCCCAGCATGGGCCTTACACCCCCTTCGATCAGGGGCGGGTCCGCTCCGGTCCGTTCGACGAGACGCTGCCCAATCCCAACCGGATGCGTTGGGACCCGCTGCCGATGCCGCAGGCTGCGACCGATTGGGTCGAGGGGCTGACGACCTATGGCGGCAACGGCGAACCGGACGGCGGGGCCGGGTCGGCCATTCACCTGTATGTCGCCAACCGGTCGATGACCGACCGGGTCTTCTATGACGCCGACGGCGAACTGCTGATCGTGCCCCAGGAGGGGGCGCATCGCTTCGTCACCGAGTTCGGCGTGATCGAGGCCCAGCCGGGTCACATTGTCCTGATCCCGCGCGGCGTGCGGTTCCGCGTCGAGGTCGAGGGGGACGTGCGCGGCTATGTCTGCGAGAACTACGGCAGTCCGTTCCGCCTGCCGGATCTCGGCCCCATCGGCGCGAACGGCCTGGCCAATCCGCGCGACTTCGAGACGCCGGTTGCGGCCTATGAGGACGTGGATCGCCCGACTGAGTGCGTCCAGAAATACGGCGGTCGCCTGTGGGCCACGACCTTCGATCACAGCCCGCTGGACGTCGTCGCCTGGCACGGCAATCTGGCGCCCTGCCGCTATGACACGGCCCGGTTCAACACGATCAATACCGTCAGCTACGACCACCCCGATCCGTCGATCTTCACCGTCCTGACCAGCCCGTCGGAGACGCCGGGCACGGCCAATATCGACTTCGTCATCTTCCCGCCGCGCTGGATGGTGGCCGAGGACACCTTCCGCCCGCCGTGGTTCCATCGCAACGTGATGAGCGAGTTCATGGGTCTGGTGACGGGCGCCTATGACGCCAAGGCCGGCGGATTCGCGCCAGGCGGCGCATCGCTGCACAACCGCATGAGCGGCCACGGCCCCGATCAAGCCAGCTATGACGGCGCGATCAAGACTGAACTGAAGCCGCACAAGATCGAAAACACCCTTGCCTTCATGTTCGAGACGCGCATGCCGATCCGCGTCACGAAATGGGCGTCGGAATCACCGCAGATGCAGCTCGACTACGACGACGTCTGGTCAGGCTTCACCAAAGGACAGATCTCATGATCCGCATTTCCCTCATCGCCGGCGTCGCGCTTCTGGCCGCCGCCTGCGCGCCCCAGACCTCTGGCGCGGCGTCGGATGCGCCGATGCAGAGCGCCGACGCCGCGTCCTGCGCCACGCGCGGCGGCACGATGAAACAGGTCGGGCGGATGCAGTCCTGGCAGTGTGTCATCTCTTACGCCGACGCCGGCAAGCGTTGCACCGACGGCGATCAGTGCCAAGGCGACTGCCGCATCGAGGGCAACGGCGGCGTGGCGCCGGGGACGGCGACGACCGGCGTCTGCCAGGCGACCAGCGACCGCTTCGGCTGCAATACGACGGTCGAGGACGGCAAGGCCGGCCCGACCCTGTGCATCGACTGAGAACGCAGGCACGAAAAAGCCCCCGTCGTGAACGACGGGGGCTGATCCATCCGTAAACGGATTTAGTGGGTCGCCAGACCTTAGTGGGTCGAAGGCGTGTTGGCGGTGGTCATGCCGCCGTCGGCGTTTCCGGCTTTCTGCTCGACCATGTCGGCCTTGCGGTCCGCGTTTTGCTCGACCTGATCGGCCTTGTCGTTCAGGGCCTTTTCTTGCGCTTCGTTCGAAGTGGCGGCGGCCTGTGCTTCGAGCTGATCGGCGCGGGCTTCACCCGTCGCTTCGATGGCGTCGGCTTGCTTTTCAGCGGCCTTGTCGGCGGCGCTTTCACCGCAGGCGGCGACGCCGGCCAGCATGAAGACCGAAGCGGCGGCGATGGCGAACTTTTTCATGTGAGTTTCCTCTCCTAGATGGAAACACACAAACGCCACGGTGACGGTTCGGTTCACGCCGCCGTGAGATTTTCGTGATCGCTCGTCGCGTCAGCCCTCCGACTGGGCGAAGGCGACCCGCGCAGCGCCCAGCAGGGCGGCGTGTTTGTGCATGATCACCTTGGTCGGAATGTCTTGCATATACTCCTTGAACCGGCCCTTGCGCTCGAACCGCTGACGGAAGGGGCTGGCCTTGATGAAGGGCAGGATGCGCGGAACAATGCCGCCGGCGATATAGACGCCGCCGCGCGCGCCGGTGGTCAGGGCGATGTCGCCGGCGACCGCGCCCAGGATGGCGCAGAAGCGGGCCAGGGTCGCGCCACACGGGCTGTTCGGATCCGCCAGGGCCGTTGCAGTGATCTGAGCGGGATCGTCAATGTGGGTCTCGCGCCCGTCGATCTCGGCCAGGGCCCGGTGCATGTTCAGCAGGCCCGGACCGCAGATCAGACGCTCGATCGACACCCGGTCATAGCGGCGACGCAGAATGCGCAGGATTTCATCCTCAACCGGATCGCCGGGGGGGAAGCAGGCGTGCCCGCCCTCGGACGGCATGGCCATTTCCTTGCCGGCCGCATCGCGCACCAGGGCCGAGACCCCGAAACCGGTGCCGGGGCCGAGCACCGCGACGGTGCAGTGCGGATCGCCGTCGACTGGACCGCCTAGGCTTTCCAACTGGTCTTCCGGCACGACGGGCGCGCCCCAGGCCAGGGCCTCGAAGTCGTTGATCAGCTTGACGGGTTTCAGGCCCAGGGTCTGAAGCTCCGCCTCCGACACCTGCCAGGGCGAGTTGGTCAGGTCGATGGCGCCGTCCGTGACCGGACCGGCGACGGCGATCACGCCGCCCGTCGGCTTGACCTCGCAGCCGCCGATGAAGGCGGCGACGCCTTCCAGGAAGGTCGGATAGGTCTCGGCCGGGAAACTCTCGTGATGGTCCAGCACGGGTTTGCCGTCGACCATGCGGGCCACGGCAAAGCGGGCGTTCGTGCCGCCGACATCGCCGACGAGAAGGGTCTTGTCATTCATTGGGTCGTTTCCTGCGCTCGGTTCGGTGGATCAGGCGTCCACAGTCCGATCGACGAAGTTGGGATTGGGCGGGGTGTCGTCGTTGCCGCGCGAACCGGTCGGCAGGGCGAAACAGACCGTCGCCCCCTGTTCGGCCGTCGTGACCACATGGCGGAAGGCGCCGAACAGTTCACGGCCATAGCCCCAGGACGAACCCTCGGCGTTGGCGGCGGACCGGGCGGCCAGCGGACGAGCGGTCAGGTCGGGAACGCCGACGGTGGTCAGAACGCCAGCCTCGGCGTCCAGGCGTATGATGTCGCCGTCCTGAACATGGGCCAGCGGACCGCCGGCCAAGGCCTCCGGGCTGACGTGGATGGCGGCGGGCGTCTTGCCGCTGGCGCCCGACATGCGGCCGTCGGTGACGAAGGCGACCTTGAATCCCTTGTCCTGAATGACCGACAGGGCCGGCGACAGGCTGTGCAGTTCGGGCATCCCGTTCGCCTTGGGTCCTTGGAAGCGCAGAACAACGACCACGTCGCGGAACAGCTTGCCGTCTCGGAAGGCTTGCAGCGCGTCTTCCTGGGTCTCGAACACGGCGGCAGGCGCCTCAACGATGCGGTTCTCGGGTTTGACGGCGGAAATCTTGATGACCGCGCGACCCAGGTCGCCCTGAACCAGACGCAGGCCCCCCTCCTTGTCGAAGGGGTTCGAGGCTGGGCGCAGGATATCGAGATCCAGGCTCTCCGCGACCCCGTCGCGCCAGACCAGTTCGCCGTCCACCATCGACGGTTCCTGGAAATAGGCCTGGATGCCCTGACCCATGATGGTCGTAACGTCGGCGTGGATGTTGCCTGCCCGGGCCAGTTCACGCGCAATGAAGGCGACGCCGCCGGCGGCCTGGAAGGCGTTCACATCCGCCGAGCCGTTGGGATAGACCCGCGCCAACAGCGGCGTGACCGACGACAGCTCGTCCATGTCGGTCCAGTCGATCAGCACGCCCGCCGCCCGCGCCATGGCGACCAGGTGGATGGCGTGATTGGTGGAGCCGCCGGTGGCCAGCAGGGCCACGATCATGTTGACGATGGACTTCTCGTCGATGACGTCGGCCATGCGGCACTCGCCGCTGCGCGCCAGTTCGACCGCCCGTTTGGCCGCCGCCGCGGTCAGGGCGTCGCGCAGACCGGTGTCGGGATGGACAAAGGCGGTGGAGGGCATGTGCAGTCCGCCCAACTCCATCATCATCTGGTTGGAGTTGGCGGTGCCGTAGAAGGTGCAGGTGCCGGGCGAGTGATAGCTGCCGATCTCGCTTTCCAGCAGGGTCTGACGATCGACCTTGTTCTGCGCATATTCGGCCCGGACCCTGGCCTTCTCCGCATTCGGAATGCCCGATGGCATCGGACCGGCCGGGGCGAAGACGACGGGCAGGTGGCCGAAGGCCAGGGCGCCCATGAACAGGCCAGGAACGATCTTGTCGCACACGCCCAGCATCAGGCCGGCGTCGAAGGCGTCGTGCGTCAGGGCGATGCCCGCCGACATGGCGATCAGGTCGCGGCTGAACAGCGACAGCTCCATGCCGGGACGACCCTGGGTGACGCCATCGCACATGGCGGGGGTGCCGCCGGCGACCTGGGCCGTGGCGCCGACCTCGCGCACGGCCTTGCGCACCACGTCGGGGAAGCGCTCGAACGGCTGGTGGGCCGACAGCATGTCGTTATAGGCGGTGACGATGCCTAGATTGGGCTTGGACCCGTCCATCGCCGTCAGCTTGTCGGCGATCGTCTGGCCCGCGAAGGCGTGGGCCCAGTTGGCGCAGGACAGTTTGGCGCGGCCGGCGCCGCTGTCGCGCGCCGCGTCCATGCGACGGATGTAGTCGGCGCGGGTCTCGCGGCTTTTCTCGACAATGCGGGCGGTGACCGCGGCGACCGTAGGATGCAACTTGGATTCGGGGGCCATATCAGCCTTCCTCCGTCCACAGAACTTCAAGGGGAACGCCGGCAGCGATCAAAGCGGCGATGGGCTGGGTCTTGGGATCGCCTTGGTACTGTTCTTCGAAGACGAGACGCTTGGCGGCGCCCTTCAGGCCCAGGATCACCCGGCCCGCAGACATCAGATAGGGCAGGTTGATCGACAGCCGTTCGAGCGTCGGCGCCATGCCATCGCGCCCATGCGGCACGCCCAGAACGGTCGGCTTCAGCGTCGGGGTCAGCAGCGTCTTCAGCGTCGGGCTTTCGGGGAACATGGAGCAGATATGGCCATCCTCGCCCATGCCCAGAAGCACCGCATCGAACCGCCCGCCGGCATCGCCAAGGGCCTTGGCCGCCACGATGGCCGCACGGTCCACGGTGACCTCGGGCGTATAGAGCGGGATGAAGCGTGCGGCGGCCGCCTTGTCCTGAAGAAGCACGTCGCGGATCAGCCGGGCGTTCGATTCCGGCGAGGTTTCAGGCACATAACGCTCGTCCACCAGGGTCACGGCGATTTTCGACCAGTCCAGATCGGTCGCCGCCAAGCGGCGGTAGACGGGCGCTGGCGTCGAACCGCCGGGACCGGCGAACAGGGCCCGGCCATGGTCGCGGACGGCCGCGCCAAGAGTTTCGGCCAGACGCGCGGCGATGGCTTCGGCCCAGGTCTCGACGGAGTTGAAGGCTTCGATGGCGGGGGTCTCAGACATCGGTGGTGTTCCAGTCGCGGCCGGTGCGGGCCATCAGCATGTCGGCGCTTTCGGGACCCCAGGTTCCGGCGACGTAGTCGTCGGGCTTCAAGCCGGATTCGGCCCAGGCCTCGGACACCTCGTCCACCCATTTCCAGGCCTGCTCAGCCTCGTCGCGTCGCACGAACAGGGTCGAGTCTCCGGCCATCGCGTCCAGCAGCAGCCGCTCATAGGCGATGCGGCGGCGCGGCGGGGCGGCGGACTTGCCGTCCACCCCCCACGACAGGCTCATCTTGATCGGCTGCAACTGCATGCGCTGATCCAGGCCGGGGCGCTTGTTCATCACCGTCAGAGAGATGTCTTCCTCGGGCTGCAGCTCGATGATCATCCGGTTGGCCTGAACCTCGCCACGGTCGTCCCTGTCGAAGATCGAATGCGGCACCGGCTTGAACTGGATGACGATCTCGGTGCGCTTCTCGGGCAGGCGCTTGCCGGTCCGCATGAAGAAGGGCACGCCCGCCCAGCGCCAGTTGTCGATGTCGGCGCGCACGGCGACGAAGGTTTCGGTGTCGGACGGCTGGCCGCGCTCCTCGTCATAGCCCTTGGCCGGCTTGCCCTCCGAGACGCCCGCCACATACTGACCCCGTACGGTCACGCGCTCGACCTCGTCCACCGTGACGGGCCGCAGCGACCGCAGCACCTTGACCTTCTCGTTGCGCACCGAGTCGGGGTCCAGGTCGCTCGGCGGCTCCATCGCCACCAGACACAGCAGCTGCAGCATGTGGTTCTGC from Brevundimonas fontaquae includes these protein-coding regions:
- a CDS encoding GNAT family acetyltransferase; the protein is MTYLTRAVFAFASLLLLLAAMALIGFGVKDALHGIGSPDKSGADAVLDVLGYVIVAIAVFDVAKYIFEDEVRRGNERRSAAEARRSLTKFLSTIVIALFLGALVVVFKTAREDVAQLLYPTALLIAAVLVLVGLGVFQRLSATVEEKVGDDDEAEERKDEVKRKASPRKA
- a CDS encoding GNAT family N-acetyltransferase, translated to MTLLDRERLVTRTGVRLEVRAARAEDERALAAFFAKVTPEDMRFRFLSTKGAPGHDQLLALLEKPSGDGESLIAWGEDGTVTATAVLAGDAAGERAEAAILLRGDLKGQGIGWTLLERLVSEARTRGYAVLESLEDRANHAALQVENDMGFDLAPVEDDPTLVWVSKRLR
- a CDS encoding Lrp/AsnC ligand binding domain-containing protein codes for the protein MMTAIFVFIKCELGYANDVAADIVDNVENVSEVYSTSGQHDLLAKFNLPRDADIGTFVTKQVQTRPHVRDTFTVITFSPFLPSKA
- the glk gene encoding glucokinase: MNDKTLLVGDVGGTNARFAVARMVDGKPVLDHHESFPAETYPTFLEGVAAFIGGCEVKPTGGVIAVAGPVTDGAIDLTNSPWQVSEAELQTLGLKPVKLINDFEALAWGAPVVPEDQLESLGGPVDGDPHCTVAVLGPGTGFGVSALVRDAAGKEMAMPSEGGHACFPPGDPVEDEILRILRRRYDRVSIERLICGPGLLNMHRALAEIDGRETHIDDPAQITATALADPNSPCGATLARFCAILGAVAGDIALTTGARGGVYIAGGIVPRILPFIKASPFRQRFERKGRFKEYMQDIPTKVIMHKHAALLGAARVAFAQSEG
- the zwf gene encoding glucose-6-phosphate dehydrogenase, with protein sequence MAALILFGGGGDLAMRMLLPSLYFLEHDGLLPEGLKIIGAARSEESADDYIAKVHEAVKARAEADKVWDEASWSRMKARLDYLAVDATSPESLKPLKDKVGDSEITSFLAVSPSLYARIVTAMKAAGLAEKNCRIVLEKPVGRDLKSFLEIDDAVAHAFSENQVFRIDHYLGKETVQNLIALRFGNTIFEPLWNNLSIDHVQITIGETVGVGDRWPYYDEYGALRDMLQNHMLQLLCLVAMEPPSDLDPDSVRNEKVKVLRSLRPVTVDEVERVTVRGQYVAGVSEGKPAKGYDEERGQPSDTETFVAVRADIDNWRWAGVPFFMRTGKRLPEKRTEIVIQFKPVPHSIFDRDDRGEVQANRMIIELQPEEDISLTVMNKRPGLDQRMQLQPIKMSLSWGVDGKSAAPPRRRIAYERLLLDAMAGDSTLFVRRDEAEQAWKWVDEVSEAWAESGLKPDDYVAGTWGPESADMLMARTGRDWNTTDV
- the pgl gene encoding 6-phosphogluconolactonase, which gives rise to MSETPAIEAFNSVETWAEAIAARLAETLGAAVRDHGRALFAGPGGSTPAPVYRRLAATDLDWSKIAVTLVDERYVPETSPESNARLIRDVLLQDKAAAARFIPLYTPEVTVDRAAIVAAKALGDAGGRFDAVLLGMGEDGHICSMFPESPTLKTLLTPTLKPTVLGVPHGRDGMAPTLERLSINLPYLMSAGRVILGLKGAAKRLVFEEQYQGDPKTQPIAALIAAGVPLEVLWTEEG
- the hmgA gene encoding homogentisate 1,2-dioxygenase, which encodes MTRSNAPAYMTGFGNHFATEAAPGALPVGRNSPQKTPMGLYAEQLSGTAFTAPRAENRRSWLYRLRPSAQHGPYTPFDQGRVRSGPFDETLPNPNRMRWDPLPMPQAATDWVEGLTTYGGNGEPDGGAGSAIHLYVANRSMTDRVFYDADGELLIVPQEGAHRFVTEFGVIEAQPGHIVLIPRGVRFRVEVEGDVRGYVCENYGSPFRLPDLGPIGANGLANPRDFETPVAAYEDVDRPTECVQKYGGRLWATTFDHSPLDVVAWHGNLAPCRYDTARFNTINTVSYDHPDPSIFTVLTSPSETPGTANIDFVIFPPRWMVAEDTFRPPWFHRNVMSEFMGLVTGAYDAKAGGFAPGGASLHNRMSGHGPDQASYDGAIKTELKPHKIENTLAFMFETRMPIRVTKWASESPQMQLDYDDVWSGFTKGQIS
- the edd gene encoding phosphogluconate dehydratase; translated protein: MAPESKLHPTVAAVTARIVEKSRETRADYIRRMDAARDSGAGRAKLSCANWAHAFAGQTIADKLTAMDGSKPNLGIVTAYNDMLSAHQPFERFPDVVRKAVREVGATAQVAGGTPAMCDGVTQGRPGMELSLFSRDLIAMSAGIALTHDAFDAGLMLGVCDKIVPGLFMGALAFGHLPVVFAPAGPMPSGIPNAEKARVRAEYAQNKVDRQTLLESEIGSYHSPGTCTFYGTANSNQMMMELGGLHMPSTAFVHPDTGLRDALTAAAAKRAVELARSGECRMADVIDEKSIVNMIVALLATGGSTNHAIHLVAMARAAGVLIDWTDMDELSSVTPLLARVYPNGSADVNAFQAAGGVAFIARELARAGNIHADVTTIMGQGIQAYFQEPSMVDGELVWRDGVAESLDLDILRPASNPFDKEGGLRLVQGDLGRAVIKISAVKPENRIVEAPAAVFETQEDALQAFRDGKLFRDVVVVLRFQGPKANGMPELHSLSPALSVIQDKGFKVAFVTDGRMSGASGKTPAAIHVSPEALAGGPLAHVQDGDIIRLDAEAGVLTTVGVPDLTARPLAARSAANAEGSSWGYGRELFGAFRHVVTTAEQGATVCFALPTGSRGNDDTPPNPNFVDRTVDA
- a CDS encoding bifunctional 4-hydroxy-2-oxoglutarate aldolase/2-dehydro-3-deoxy-phosphogluconate aldolase, which translates into the protein MAHDRVSVLQALQTQGVCPVFYHPDAEVSLNVIRACARGGAPVVEFTNRGDFACDLFGEINRELIKTDPNVVLGIGSVVDAGTASLYLNRGARFVVSPCLIPDVAKVCNRRMVAYFPGCGSVTDIGEAHELGCDIVKLFPGSSVGGPDFVKAVKGPMPWVKIMPTGGVDPDEASIAKWFGAGIVAAGMGSKLVTDEAVKSGDWAAIEASVRSAVNAVAAFRASRKG